The following coding sequences lie in one Vitis vinifera cultivar Pinot Noir 40024 chromosome 19, ASM3070453v1 genomic window:
- the LOC104877724 gene encoding uncharacterized protein LOC104877724 codes for MGLRARGFKIGMNKDVGHKNDLCKKYCDKKGRLPLVMLENQIREDKEGGNDFKVRFVLFVLGALLCPTMKLFVNRSFLHLVEDIDSIKKMNWAEFVLSYLVHGIEEFKKKQQSGVCGCLLFLMLFYHEHISFEEKFLPLYTRPSPRITAWGDDEVLDRKRRLKKLGGYANENLKIWVIENEIRDCVDGNATTMASENEDDEKFVSNLNKDVIKRVDGGNLMEMDKTFQQLKTHLLDMAYGASSSSCDQILAKFEENYTTVKGLFLRSSGKPLRMHEEGTKNDMLSCERSLEDTNNMNVNEHYLHTSSNEKLCTEDLNEKNEDEPLRALCGYPNHVMKTRSSRERKPSKFKVSPFVQKSRKMVKRDASEV; via the exons ATGGGATTGAGGGCAAGAGGGTTCAAGATTGGCATGAACAAAGATGTTGGTCATAAGaatgatttatgtaaaaaatattgtgataaaaaaggGCGATTGCCATTAGTgatgttagaaaatcaaattagggaGGATAAAGAGGGTGGAAACGATTTTAAAGttcgttttgtattatttgtgttgGGTGCATTATTGTGCCCAACAATGAAGCTTTTTGTGAATCGCTCTTTCTTACATCTTGTGGAAGACAtcgattcaataaagaagatgaattggGCAGAATTTGTGTTGTCCTATCTTGTGCACGGGATTGAAGAGTTTaagaagaaacaacaaagtggggtttgcggttgcttattgtttttaatg TTATTCTACCACGAGCATATATCGTTTGAAGAGAAATTCCTACCGCTATATACTCGACCTTCTCCTCGGATTACTGCTTGGGGAGATGATGAAGTATTGGACAGGAAACGAAGATTGAAAAAACTTGGTGGATATGCAAATGAGAAT CTCAAAATATGGGTGATAGAAAATGAGATAAGGGATTGCGTTGATGGAAATGCAACGACAATGGCGAGTGAGAATGAGGACGATGAGAAATTTGTATCCAATCTAAACAAAGATGTTATTAAACGA GTTGATGGTGGGAACTTAATGGAGATGGATAAAACCTTTCAACAATTAAAGACACATCTACTTGATATGGCTTATGGTGCAAGTAGTAGTAGTTGTGATCAAATTTTGGCTAAATTTGAGGAGAATTATACTACAGTGAAAGGTCTCTTCCTTAGGTCAAGCGGAAAACCTTTGAGAATGCACGAGGAAGGAACGAAGAATGACATGCTCTCATGCGAGAGAAGTTTGGAAGATACGAACAATATGAATGTGAATGAACATTATCTTCACACTTCGTCAAATGAGAAGTTATGCACCGAGGACTTGAATGAaaagaatgaagat GAACCATTACGAGCACTATGTGGTTATCCTAATCATGTCATGAAAACACGTTCATCAAGGGAGAGGAAACCAAGTAAATTCAAGGTCTCCCCGTTTGTACAGAAATCAAGGAAGATGGTAAAACGTGACGCATCAGAGGTATAA
- the LOC100245600 gene encoding probable glutathione S-transferase parC isoform X3, whose protein sequence is MADEIILLDFSSSMFGMRVRVALAEKGLKYEYKGEDLWNKSPLLLEMNPVHKKIPVLIHNGKPICESLIIVQYIDEVWKDKSPLLPSDPYQRAQARFWADYVDKKLAELGKKICSTKGEEQETAKKEFIECLKLLEGELGEKPYFGGEKIGFVDVALVPFSCWFYAYESFGNFSIEAECPKLIAWTKRCMEKESVSSSLEDPHKVHGYVVGIRKKYGIE, encoded by the exons ATGGCAGACGAGATTATCTTGTTGGATTTCTCGTCTAGCATGTTTGGTATGAGGGTCAGAGTTGCCCTGGCAGAGAAGGGCCTCAAGTATGAATATAAAGGGGAGGACTTGTGGAACAAGAGCCCTCTGCTGCTTGAGATGAACCCAGTTCATAAGAAAATCCCGGTTCTGATCCACAATGGAAAGCCCATTTGTGAGTCTCTGATAATAGTTCAGTATATTGATGAGGTTTGGAAGGATAAATCTCCATTGTTGCCTAGTGACCCATACCAGAGAGCTCAGGCCAGGTTCTGGGCGGACTACGTAGACAAGAAG CTCGCTGAACTTGGAAAGAAGATATGTTCAACCAAAGGAGAAGAGCAGGAAACAGCCAAGAAGGAATTCATAGAGTGCCTTAAGCTATTGGAAGGAGAGCTTGGAGAGAAGCCTTACTTCGGCGGTGAAAAAATTGGGTTTGTGGATGTGGCTCTGGTGCCCTTCTCTTGCTGGTTTTACGCATATGAGAGCTTTGGCAACTTCAGCATAGAGGCGGAGTGCCCCAAGTTGATAGCTTGGACCAAGAGGTGCATGGAAAAGGAGAGCGTGTCGTCTTCTCTTGAAGACCCGCACAAGGTCCATGGATATGTTGTGGGGATAAGAAAGAAGTATGGTATAGAGTAA